A region from the Arachis ipaensis cultivar K30076 chromosome B01, Araip1.1, whole genome shotgun sequence genome encodes:
- the LOC107618266 gene encoding uncharacterized protein LOC107618266, whose amino-acid sequence MYSTWPRSLLKKDVNALSEAPSSEGPNSGFLVLQDEAAQSYWFFGLLKNRNISHFPFPQSENLTVSYTVNRGGNGSTTDYDDVMFIPVLNQPLSSNRYYVIWRKGKHQGKACTSSKEEDMRTCLCFNFVKDVKPRPLDPFNEQQQFEIIKKSSGFHAKSVAPDGFPPLFLRRKGWTVEASTPKNYKLEEALGLNQLLRGQLPAFDFPLSNDSSGSVVIGNWYCPFMFVKEGMELKDQMKRSVFYTLTLEQRWEKILSMKNNSVYGSKGNDGVLVDVVVETEFAMVGGGKEADWGEGNGDDGVVWFSVGREVSVGLNLVIVERMKWEQERGGWLGRNKRQERIIRDEKFEGGIKWENFGCYVLVESFVLKRMDGSFVLTCGFRHTNQIMCKWE is encoded by the exons ATGTATTCAACATGGCCTCGTTCATTGTTAAAGAAAGACGTTAATGCCCTTTCTGAGGCACCTTCTTCAGAGGGTCCAAATTCAGGTTTTCTTGTTCTCCAAGATGAAGCAGCACAAAGCTATTGGTTCTTTGGTTTGTTGAAAAACAGAAACATCAGCCATTTCCCTTTTCCTCAGAGCGAGAATCTGACCGTCAGTTATACTGTTAATAGAGGAGGAAATGGGTCCACAACGGATTACGACGACGTTATGTTCATTCCAGTTCTTAATCAGCCCTTGTCTTCCAACCGCTACTATGTTATATGGAGGAAAGGAAAGCATCAAGG GAAGGCATGTACAAGTTCAAAGGAAGAGGATATGAGAACTTGTTTATGCTTCAATTTTGTGAAAGATGTTAAACCAAGACCTTTGGACCCCTTTAACGAACAGCAACAATTCGAGATAATCAAGAAGAGTTCTGGATTCCATGCAAAGTCTGTTGCTCCTGATGGGTTCCCTCCTTTATTCTTAAGGAGGAAAGGTTGGACTGTTGAAGCTTCTACACCCAAGAATTACAAGTTGGAAGAAGCTCTTGGCCTAAATCAATTGTTGCGCGGTCAATTACCGGCATTCGATTTCCCATTGTCTAATGATAGTTCTGGTTCTGTGGTCATTGGGAATTGGTACTGTCCATTTATGTTTGTAAAGGAAGGAATGGAACTCAAGGACCAAATGAAAAGATCTGTGTTTTACACATTGACACTTGAGCAAAGATGGGAGAAGATTTTGTCAATGAAGAATAATAGTGTTTATGGTAGTAAAGGTAATGATGGGGTGTTAGTGGATGTTGTTGTTGAAACAGAATTTGCTATGGTGGGTGGTGGAAAGGAAGCTGATTGGGGTGAAGGAAATGGTGATGATGGAGTGGTTTGGTTTAGTGTGGGAAGAGAGGTCagtgttggattgaatttggttaTTGTCGAGAGAATGAAATGGGAGCAAGAAAGAGGTGGTTGGTTGGGTAGGAATAAGAGGCAAGAGAGGATAATTAGAGATGAGAAATTTGAAGGGGGAATTAAATGGGAAAATTTTGGGTGTTATGTGCTTGTGGAAAGCTTTGTTTTGAAGAGAATGGATGGAAGCTTTGTGTTAACTTGTGGTTTCAGACACACCAATCAAATTATGTGTAAATGGGAGTGA